One region of Polynucleobacter sp. MWH-Aus1W21 genomic DNA includes:
- a CDS encoding 3-hydroxyacyl-CoA dehydrogenase NAD-binding domain-containing protein — protein sequence MSKVVVIGTGTMGVGIAAGFLASGANIVMLGRSSEKALACLDSIQSCANSINTEWSKTNPSLQSGGIETWQDWNDVDFVIETVSEKLQLKQDIFAFLDQCVPPHIPIGSNSSGFPISDIAQDLPTAHRMFNAHYFMPAHIVPLVEIVTGQRSDLVLAEKLCQFYRAHGKKPVLVKKDIPGFLANRIQHALMREALSLVEEGIATPDDIDTAVRYSFGFRYAAVGPMTQKEISGWEGMTLAAELIYPSLSNITQPPSCVTNLVKSGKTGITKGAGFKDWPAHEAALMKQNYEQRLKAAFEVLKIAPDQD from the coding sequence ATGAGCAAAGTGGTTGTCATCGGAACGGGGACTATGGGAGTTGGTATTGCTGCTGGATTTTTAGCCAGTGGTGCCAATATTGTCATGCTAGGTCGCAGCTCTGAAAAAGCATTAGCTTGCCTCGACTCCATTCAGTCATGTGCAAATTCAATTAACACCGAATGGTCCAAGACAAATCCCTCATTACAAAGCGGCGGCATTGAAACCTGGCAAGACTGGAATGATGTAGATTTTGTGATTGAAACAGTATCCGAAAAACTGCAATTAAAGCAGGACATTTTTGCTTTTTTAGATCAATGTGTCCCACCCCATATTCCCATTGGCAGCAATAGCTCAGGCTTTCCCATCAGTGATATCGCACAGGATCTACCAACAGCACATCGCATGTTTAATGCCCACTACTTTATGCCTGCACACATCGTGCCACTAGTAGAAATTGTTACTGGGCAACGCTCTGATTTAGTCTTGGCTGAAAAGCTCTGTCAGTTTTATCGCGCCCACGGCAAGAAACCGGTGCTAGTTAAAAAAGATATTCCGGGATTTTTAGCAAATCGAATTCAGCATGCATTAATGCGTGAAGCACTTTCGCTGGTAGAAGAAGGTATCGCCACTCCTGACGATATAGATACCGCAGTTCGTTATAGCTTTGGATTTCGCTACGCCGCAGTTGGTCCCATGACTCAAAAAGAAATATCAGGTTGGGAAGGCATGACCTTAGCCGCCGAATTGATCTACCCCTCCCTATCCAATATCACCCAACCACCAAGTTGCGTAACCAATTTGGTGAAAAGTGGCAAAACTGGCATTACTAAAGGTGCTGGATTTAAGGACTGGCCGGCTCATGAGGCAGCACTGATGAAGCAGAACTACGAGCAAAGACTTAAGGCGGCATTTGAAGTTCTCAAGATCGCGCCAGATCAAGATTAA
- a CDS encoding TRAP transporter fused permease subunit — translation MNQNVIDNETQEKLDAFIKQEEGDSNDYKGLLAKFITLVAVGMSLFHLYAAYSIVPTHQLRVIHVALVLFLVFLSFPIAARFKNRLMIWDVLFALGSIAIAYHILSGGDDFMDRNTAPNSTDVMIGIGLILLILESVRRTNGMVLVTVTVLFLLYALFGNYLPAPWTHKGYDLDRLVGYMYMTLEGIYGTAVDVSATLIILFTIFGAFLQFTGAGKFFIDFSFAAMGGKSSGVGRTIVMSSFLLGGPSGSGVATTVTVGSVAAPMLDKVGYEKNAAGGLLAAGGLGAIISPPVLGAAAFLIADFLKISYLDVLLMATIPTILFYLGLFVMVEIDVRKYNMKSIQFSSAESAWQLTKKYWFHFFSLISIVVFMLMGFSPVMSVFWATVVSGLSSMLREDTAIIPWAWFRGKEPILKGLYNSNITKALASGSTGVLAIAATCAGAGLIVGTVTLTGLGLKFSSIVIQYAGGSLLLTTIFTALVVWVVGLAVPVTASYIICAVIAAPALINLGVPAFAAHMFIFYYAVLSEVSPPTALSPFAAAAICKGNPYKTTLQTWKYVAPAILVPFMFVLDKSGVSLLLMGSTTALEQADWMQIAWVSFTAVVGIICLAGGLQGWFIEKTKIFERVIMVVSGIALAYPSTEADLIGFIGFGLVLITQTITHFKLNPRSS, via the coding sequence ATGAATCAAAACGTTATCGATAACGAAACCCAAGAAAAATTAGATGCCTTTATCAAGCAGGAAGAAGGTGACTCTAATGATTACAAGGGCTTACTAGCCAAGTTCATCACTCTCGTTGCGGTTGGCATGTCTTTATTTCATCTTTATGCCGCCTACTCTATTGTTCCAACACATCAGCTACGCGTTATTCACGTAGCGCTTGTGCTGTTTTTAGTATTCCTTAGCTTCCCAATCGCTGCCCGCTTCAAAAATCGCCTCATGATTTGGGATGTGCTATTCGCCTTAGGATCAATCGCCATCGCGTATCACATTCTTAGTGGCGGCGATGATTTCATGGATAGAAACACTGCGCCAAACTCTACAGATGTGATGATTGGTATCGGCTTAATCCTTTTGATTCTCGAAAGCGTTCGTAGAACCAATGGCATGGTCTTAGTAACGGTAACTGTCTTATTTCTACTTTACGCTTTATTTGGCAACTACTTGCCAGCGCCCTGGACACACAAAGGTTATGACCTTGATCGTCTGGTAGGTTACATGTACATGACTCTCGAAGGCATTTATGGCACCGCTGTAGATGTCTCTGCAACCCTGATTATTCTTTTCACAATTTTTGGCGCCTTCTTGCAATTTACCGGCGCGGGTAAATTCTTTATTGATTTTTCATTTGCAGCGATGGGTGGCAAATCATCTGGTGTAGGCAGAACTATCGTGATGTCCTCATTCTTACTGGGCGGCCCATCGGGTTCAGGCGTTGCCACAACCGTTACCGTTGGCTCAGTTGCAGCCCCGATGTTAGATAAGGTGGGTTACGAGAAGAATGCGGCTGGCGGACTTTTGGCGGCAGGCGGCTTAGGCGCGATCATTTCACCTCCGGTACTAGGAGCAGCGGCATTCTTAATCGCTGACTTTCTAAAAATATCCTATTTAGATGTGTTGCTAATGGCAACCATTCCAACAATTCTCTTTTACCTTGGCTTGTTTGTCATGGTAGAAATTGATGTTCGTAAGTACAACATGAAGAGCATTCAATTTTCATCAGCCGAATCAGCGTGGCAACTTACTAAAAAATATTGGTTCCACTTTTTCTCCCTCATCTCCATTGTTGTCTTTATGTTGATGGGCTTTTCTCCTGTCATGTCGGTATTTTGGGCAACCGTAGTTTCTGGTCTATCTAGCATGCTGCGCGAAGATACTGCCATCATTCCTTGGGCATGGTTTAGGGGTAAAGAACCGATTTTGAAGGGGCTCTACAACTCAAATATAACGAAGGCACTTGCCTCTGGATCAACTGGTGTATTAGCGATTGCAGCCACCTGTGCTGGTGCTGGCCTAATTGTTGGCACCGTTACCCTGACCGGCCTTGGTCTGAAATTTAGTTCGATTGTGATTCAGTACGCAGGTGGATCACTTTTATTAACAACTATCTTCACAGCTTTAGTAGTTTGGGTAGTTGGTCTGGCTGTTCCTGTTACAGCTTCTTACATTATTTGCGCCGTCATTGCGGCGCCTGCATTGATTAACTTGGGTGTCCCTGCGTTTGCCGCACACATGTTCATTTTCTATTACGCCGTACTTTCTGAGGTTTCGCCACCAACTGCACTCTCGCCATTTGCAGCCGCTGCAATTTGCAAAGGAAATCCCTATAAGACAACCCTGCAAACTTGGAAGTATGTTGCACCAGCCATTCTGGTGCCATTCATGTTTGTATTAGATAAGTCCGGCGTGAGCTTATTGCTTATGGGTTCTACTACCGCACTTGAGCAGGCCGACTGGATGCAAATTGCTTGGGTCTCCTTTACAGCTGTAGTTGGAATTATTTGCCTAGCTGGAGGACTACAAGGCTGGTTCATCGAGAAAACCAAAATCTTTGAACGCGTCATTATGGTGGTCTCGGGTATTGCACTTGCCTACCCGTCCACTGAGGCAGACTTAATTGGCTTCATCGGGTTTGGCCTGGTTCTGATTACTCAAACCATCACGCATTTCAAACTCAATCCACGATCCTCATAG
- a CDS encoding universal stress protein: protein MFKHLLVPVDGSDVSKKSLKKVAALAKSDGAAVTLVYVSDPLPPMVYSDSTMGYGISQKEHAKVCEAYAKDVFKKATTALGTGIKVKSLHIANSNLSEGILDGAKKAKADVIVMASHKRTGIKGILLGSETHEVIVHSKLPVLVLG from the coding sequence ATGTTTAAGCATTTATTGGTACCTGTGGATGGTTCGGATGTCAGCAAAAAATCCTTGAAGAAGGTTGCTGCACTTGCCAAGTCGGATGGCGCAGCTGTAACCCTTGTGTATGTATCTGATCCTTTGCCTCCAATGGTCTATTCAGACAGCACTATGGGTTATGGAATTTCACAAAAAGAACACGCCAAAGTTTGCGAAGCTTATGCAAAAGATGTGTTTAAGAAGGCGACAACTGCGCTTGGTACAGGGATTAAGGTAAAGAGCCTTCATATTGCAAATAGCAACTTATCTGAAGGTATCTTAGATGGTGCAAAAAAAGCGAAAGCGGATGTCATTGTGATGGCCTCCCACAAGCGTACGGGTATTAAAGGTATCTTGTTGGGTAGCGAGACTCATGAAGTCATTGTTCACTCAAAGTTGCCAGTATTAGTTTTGGGTTAA
- a CDS encoding DUF2177 family protein produces MLKNFAIYTTFLVTLIAIDLVWLLGVAKNLYRDQMGDLMASEPKLLAGLAFYLLYALGVCIFVIVPALSKQSWIYALQYGALFGLFCYMTYDLTNLAVVRGFPTQLALIDIAWGSLVTAVCSGIAYWVGNRFQ; encoded by the coding sequence TTGCTCAAGAATTTTGCAATCTACACCACATTTTTAGTCACCCTAATTGCAATTGATTTGGTGTGGCTTTTAGGTGTCGCAAAGAACCTCTATCGAGATCAAATGGGCGACTTAATGGCAAGCGAACCCAAGCTGCTGGCTGGCCTTGCTTTTTACCTTCTCTATGCCCTTGGGGTCTGCATTTTTGTCATTGTCCCGGCACTCTCAAAACAGTCATGGATATATGCACTGCAATATGGCGCTCTTTTCGGGTTGTTCTGCTACATGACATACGATCTCACCAATCTTGCAGTCGTAAGAGGCTTTCCAACCCAACTAGCATTGATTGATATTGCATGGGGCAGCCTTGTTACAGCCGTCTGCTCCGGCATTGCCTACTGGGTTGGTAATCGCTTTCAATAG
- a CDS encoding mandelate racemase/muconate lactonizing enzyme family protein codes for MPIIESIQVASVAVPLDKVTSFSTRTVSERHYCLVKVRGKDGNEGIGFCYVGSAGGDIAKIAVEQLLAPKLIGQNSHRSEGLWMEMYNESILQGRTGAVMRGISILDTALWDLNARSVGLPLHQYLGSVVDDRVPAYASGGYYLEGKTPAKLGKEMESYVKQGFKAVKMKVGRLSPSEEEARVKAARKAVGDDVLLTLDANNAWRDLPTALEYVRRFEAYNPYWIEEPFSPDAIDLHAALARQTKINVATGEMEAGRWRFRELIDAGGAAILQSDAAVCGGITEWRRISAYADLKGVIVCPHWMHDLHAPLVAATPNARFVEFFLDDQVLNFRRLINKQLTFKNGDLILHKTPGLGFEFDEMAVKKYAGKAAWTKIS; via the coding sequence ATGCCGATTATTGAATCCATCCAAGTTGCTTCTGTGGCGGTGCCTTTAGACAAAGTCACCTCATTTTCTACTCGTACTGTTTCTGAGCGTCACTATTGTCTAGTGAAGGTACGCGGTAAAGATGGGAACGAAGGTATTGGCTTTTGTTATGTCGGAAGCGCCGGCGGAGATATCGCCAAGATTGCCGTAGAGCAATTATTGGCCCCTAAATTGATTGGTCAAAATAGTCACCGCAGTGAAGGTCTATGGATGGAGATGTATAACGAATCCATCTTGCAAGGGCGCACAGGCGCAGTGATGCGTGGAATTTCCATCTTAGATACCGCTTTATGGGATCTCAATGCACGTTCAGTTGGCTTACCTTTGCATCAGTACCTAGGATCGGTAGTGGATGATCGTGTGCCAGCTTATGCCAGTGGGGGCTATTACCTAGAGGGTAAAACTCCCGCAAAACTTGGCAAAGAGATGGAGTCTTACGTCAAGCAAGGCTTTAAAGCAGTAAAGATGAAGGTAGGCCGTTTATCCCCATCCGAAGAGGAAGCCCGAGTTAAGGCAGCCCGTAAAGCGGTAGGTGACGATGTATTACTCACTCTAGATGCGAATAATGCATGGCGTGATTTGCCAACTGCTCTTGAGTACGTGCGTCGCTTTGAAGCTTATAACCCTTACTGGATTGAAGAGCCTTTTTCACCAGATGCGATCGATTTGCACGCCGCATTGGCGCGTCAAACCAAGATTAATGTCGCTACTGGTGAAATGGAAGCAGGGCGTTGGCGTTTTAGAGAGCTCATTGATGCTGGCGGTGCTGCTATTTTGCAATCTGATGCTGCAGTATGTGGCGGTATTACTGAGTGGAGAAGAATCTCTGCTTATGCGGATTTAAAAGGGGTCATAGTTTGTCCGCATTGGATGCATGATTTGCATGCACCCTTGGTAGCTGCCACCCCTAATGCGCGTTTTGTTGAGTTCTTCCTGGATGACCAAGTACTCAACTTCCGTAGATTAATTAACAAGCAGCTCACCTTTAAAAATGGGGATCTGATATTGCATAAAACCCCCGGTCTAGGATTTGAATTTGATGAAATGGCCGTGAAGAAGTACGCAGGTAAGGCTGCTTGGACCAAAATCTCATAA
- a CDS encoding TAXI family TRAP transporter solute-binding subunit, giving the protein MKLLKVIALSLSFLCASVNAQNISIATGGTGGVYYPMGGGLASVLSSKVPGMSATAEVTGGSIDNLNLIGSGKPYVGFSMADAAKDAQVGDGKFTGKKVDLRTLVVLYPNLMHVVTVDSTGIKTMKDLKGKRVSTGAPGSATEVMAFRLLEAAGLDKDKDVKRERLSVAESVNAVKDRKIDAFFWVGGLPTAAVTDLANSPGMKIVMVDTTEEVPAMNKKYGNLYFPTVIPKATYSGMAKDNKVAAVANILVVNANMPDDQAYKITKAIFDNKIDLVRTHQEYMNVTLEGQKAKSTPVDFHPGALKYFKEKNVKVN; this is encoded by the coding sequence ATGAAACTACTTAAAGTCATTGCTTTATCACTGAGCTTCCTATGCGCAAGCGTGAATGCTCAAAACATTTCTATTGCAACTGGTGGTACAGGGGGCGTTTACTACCCGATGGGTGGCGGCCTTGCCTCCGTGCTCTCTAGTAAGGTTCCTGGTATGTCAGCAACCGCTGAAGTTACCGGCGGATCAATTGACAACCTCAACCTGATCGGCAGTGGCAAACCCTATGTTGGCTTTTCAATGGCAGATGCTGCAAAAGATGCGCAAGTTGGTGACGGTAAATTTACCGGTAAAAAGGTAGATCTACGCACACTGGTGGTTCTCTATCCAAACTTAATGCACGTAGTCACAGTAGATTCAACCGGCATTAAGACAATGAAAGACCTTAAAGGTAAGCGCGTAAGCACTGGCGCACCTGGTAGCGCAACTGAAGTGATGGCGTTTCGTCTGCTCGAAGCTGCCGGCCTAGATAAAGACAAAGACGTGAAGCGTGAGCGTTTAAGTGTTGCCGAATCCGTCAACGCAGTTAAAGACCGTAAGATTGATGCCTTCTTCTGGGTTGGAGGATTGCCAACAGCTGCAGTTACAGACTTGGCAAATAGCCCAGGCATGAAAATTGTCATGGTAGATACGACGGAAGAAGTGCCTGCTATGAACAAGAAGTATGGCAACCTCTACTTCCCAACAGTGATTCCAAAGGCAACCTATAGCGGCATGGCAAAAGATAATAAAGTTGCTGCTGTTGCAAACATTCTCGTGGTGAATGCCAACATGCCAGATGATCAAGCCTACAAAATTACCAAAGCAATATTTGATAACAAGATTGATCTCGTGAGAACCCATCAGGAATACATGAACGTCACTCTTGAGGGTCAAAAAGCAAAATCAACACCAGTTGATTTCCATCCTGGCGCCTTGAAGTACTTCAAAGAAAAGAACGTCAAAGTAAATTAA
- a CDS encoding M23 family metallopeptidase: MSLNPALFQRKAPDEIMLDSDANLDYRVAQGCLRRSFSEDSLPESIGIDNRQFAEFFKNQTKAFFNHMRGDCIPYAVAFGSRNRFDSLSIMNGPIQDSKTEVWTFTPSTVGGFLIQQDFLKDESKRLTEIRIPLRDVLYDPRKVSDQLPVELVWELNSLIKQIYPEENNSLENTNSVVRLIVDFGDREKWAQIWAAEIIDPATKEVYASAFWVERNDIPGGFFTGSGESLERSFWTNPLSYRRISRGVGMVRASSGKRSKTAAPAAKASPAPATKQRYRAHMGIDYSAPTGTPVFSVANGRVAHIGYSGAFGNLIILEHPGNYHTYYAHLSNYNVELELGNEVRRGLEIGYVGSTGRSTGPHLHFELRKNGIYVDPYAPKTQLDLWSMRDNESGQLTREILLLGSPIKNN; the protein is encoded by the coding sequence ATGAGCCTTAACCCGGCACTTTTTCAGCGCAAAGCACCCGATGAAATCATGCTTGATAGCGATGCCAATCTTGACTATCGCGTAGCACAAGGATGCTTGCGACGCAGCTTTAGTGAAGATAGTCTTCCAGAAAGCATTGGGATTGATAACCGCCAATTTGCCGAGTTCTTTAAAAATCAGACCAAAGCATTTTTTAATCATATGCGTGGAGACTGCATCCCCTATGCAGTTGCTTTCGGTAGTCGCAATCGCTTTGACTCGCTCAGCATTATGAATGGCCCCATTCAAGACAGTAAAACCGAAGTATGGACATTTACCCCTTCAACAGTTGGTGGATTTTTAATTCAACAAGACTTTCTTAAAGATGAATCGAAACGCTTAACGGAGATTCGTATTCCTTTAAGAGATGTCCTGTACGATCCCCGCAAAGTAAGCGACCAACTACCAGTTGAACTGGTTTGGGAACTGAACTCTCTGATTAAACAAATTTATCCAGAAGAAAATAACTCCCTCGAAAATACCAATAGCGTTGTGCGCTTGATTGTAGATTTTGGTGATCGCGAAAAGTGGGCGCAAATTTGGGCCGCAGAAATTATTGACCCAGCCACCAAAGAAGTTTATGCAAGCGCCTTTTGGGTCGAGCGCAACGACATTCCTGGCGGATTTTTTACTGGTTCAGGCGAATCTCTGGAGCGCTCTTTCTGGACCAACCCCTTAAGCTATCGCCGTATCTCACGCGGCGTTGGCATGGTTAGAGCGTCTTCAGGCAAGCGCAGCAAGACTGCCGCGCCAGCAGCTAAAGCAAGCCCCGCACCCGCAACTAAGCAACGTTATCGCGCCCATATGGGCATTGATTACTCTGCGCCAACTGGTACACCCGTCTTTAGCGTTGCCAATGGCAGAGTTGCTCATATCGGTTACAGCGGCGCATTTGGCAACTTGATTATTTTGGAGCATCCAGGCAATTACCATACCTACTATGCTCACTTAAGCAACTACAACGTCGAACTCGAATTAGGTAATGAAGTGCGACGCGGATTAGAGATTGGTTATGTGGGATCTACTGGAAGATCTACTGGACCACATCTTCATTTCGAACTGAGAAAAAATGGTATTTATGTTGATCCTTATGCGCCTAAGACTCAACTGGATTTATGGTCAATGCGCGATAACGAAAGTGGGCAGCTGACCAGAGAAATATTATTACTTGGCAGCCCCATTAAAAATAACTAA